From the Porites lutea chromosome 5, jaPorLute2.1, whole genome shotgun sequence genome, the window CAATAAAGGTGGGCGAGGGAAGAGAAACCatgaggagattggggcgggagcaacCTTGTGGCTTTGCCGCTTGTTCTTGCGCGCTTCGCACATGAATTTCGTGGCTTCGCCACTCATGCACCCGGCTCAACAAAACCACCATGCTACACAGGCTACAGTTGTCACTTTTATATTCTCTCCACCCAactggagagaagcgacgactgCAAATACAACTACAATGGAGCTAGGTGATTAAAGCGAAATATGATGCAATCCtccaccaatcagaatgcaAAAAATTCAGGATGGCAAAGAAAAGAAGTCAAATGCCTGGTGTATGTCTGTTGAGGGGATGCTGAAGATTCCATTTGATTGATACATTACAGCAACAATCCCTTATTTCCTATACAAATCATTACATTTCGAAAGAATTAATGCCAATGCTCATTTATAttttgagcttgggctacctgtggttttaCAGCAATCATTTGAGGATAATTACTGGAAATTATAACCGTTATAGTTGCCAAATTCATGCATACATTTTCTTGATTATCTGCATCAAACACTGCTTATGTCAGCTTTTGGTGTATGAGGAATAGTATGATTTGAGGTTGCTCCCTGCATGAGTAGTACATGTAGTTTTACGCTACAAAatattaccaaaaaaaaaggtttgtcAAAGCATGTTCAGTCATGTCGTATCCTCACGCCTGAACTAAGAAATCTCATCAGTTTcgtaaaatttttcaaaatcaacACTCTTATATCCCTGACAGATCAGATCAGTACagtaatgaataattaattattataaattatttttgggGGGATCAGAAAGCCTGCATCAAAGTCCCCTGCATGTGCGTTACGCTCCTGAGGCACGTAAAATAACATCACGTGGATGAAAAAAAAGTAGTATCAAGCCGATTTTCCatgaaacaacacaaaaaattacgCTACTTCAATTAAACCAACTAAACAACAGTTATAAAAAGGGCTGACTTTAACTCCCGCTCGTTCTGTAAAACTTCTCATCTGAGGCAAGTTGTCGCGAGCAAGTCGGCCTCGACTACGTCGAATTTGCTCCAGATCTTGTGCATTAGTTTGAAGGGTGTTCAGTGCCTTTACTGCatcctgaaacaaaaaatgtagaTACAGTAAAATTAAGAACAAGACAGAAAGAAGTTTAGGCATTCTAATACAAAGGAATCTCATGAACTGCCTGGCAAGCAGGCATGCTTCGCCCAGCTGCTTTCGAGAACGATGTACAGATGTACACCGAGACAGACTCGATAACCCTCCAAAACACTTCATTTTAACTTGCCTCGTAACTTCTTTGTTGCATGATTTCCGCCGTTCTATGAATCGCCGAGGAAAAACGACGAGAAACGGTGAATTTCCAAATCTTCAGCATGAAAACAACTTCATGTGCACATGTATTGCCATTACGCAAATCGCGCGTGAACGAAAGGGGAGACTGGCACTAGATAGGCGAGGAAAACACGCGGGAAGGGACCGGGAAGGGTGGAACCCACGAAATCCCACGATAGGTATCCTCGGAGATCcggattttaagaaattttcgAGTTACTCAATAATTTTTTCCAAACCCCACTTCGCTTTCCAAGACTTTTTTTAATGCTACAGGACATCTCTAACGTAATTTGCCTTACAGAATCTTCTTTAAAGGTAaaaatgatcatcgcagttgtaGATGCAGTcgcaaaagaaagcctgaaacgAAGCAGAAAAGTACCTGCCTTTCAGATGACAAGATCCCAGTTTGCTCGTCAACTCAATTGGTAGAGCACTACACCAGCATcccagaggtcaagggttcaaATCCCGTATAAGCCTGAATTCTTTACAGGCTCTCCATTTGCGACTACAAAGTTGCGTCTACAAGACCTACAACTACTCGACACTACCACAGTTCtaatatatgattttcatatattcattattTACTTTCCTTCAATTGTTCTTCAAGCTACCAAGGGTAACAGTACGACCATAACTGGAGAAATTTCATTTATTCTACCTTGGAATCTGCAGCCGTCAACAAAGACATTTAGAACGACGtttcagattcaagttgagaatttctcaaaatagaaaacgtGCAGCTAAACACAGTCCAAAACAACCGTTATAGACAAAATTAACTTGAAGCTGCTGATTTGGGGATAGTTCATGTTGTGAAAGTTGTCGTCATTGTGACTGGTGTACACTTCCAACATACCAACGctctttgtggtcagtcactttCTGACTGCTAAGGTGTCCCCTAGGTGGAGGTTAAACCCAGGTTTCGGTACACAGAAAGTGTCCTTTCCCGAGTAATAAAAGTAACAGATAAAAAcattatgtgaacatttttctgGGACCAATTTTGAGTCCCCTGTATGTAGGTGTCCTGTGAATATAGATGTCCAAATGGAGCGGTTCCACTGTATCTAAACAATTTGTTTCTCAACATGTTACCATCTTTCTAGTGTAGAAATCACATGAATCAATCAATTTAACCTATTGGGCTTTTACTTCTTCAAGACTCATTCCTACTCAATACaggaacaaaataatgttaCAAGGGTGCCGTGAAACCTTGATTCCTTCCCAGCATCCCATGCAACCTTATCACCTCCCCAACCTAgtttccagggttctctccAACTTGTCAACCAATAGAAAAGAACCCTACAAACGAGGTTTATCACTTCGCATGGTAATGTGCATAGGAATGTGTGCTTTCCATGTGTTAAATGTATCAGTTTTAGTTCACTTTCTTTCTGGTGGATTTCTTACCCACAAAGGGCCAATCGTGGGATCTAACTACTTTTAGAAAAAGACCAATTCCAGATGACTAATCATTATCCTTAGCTTTGAGGGCCAGAGGTACAGGATAATTAGAATTTGGGGAGATTACACTAAAAAAGATTAATAAAATTGTGCGTGGGTGTActgttttttttcactttagtTTGACCAACTTCAAACATTTAAGACAACTTCATTTTATTCCACAGAATCAGTAAAAATACACAGTAATCAACAAATTTAAGaagataaagaaaagaaaatggctgTAATATAGAACCAGTTTAAAATGTCTCTAGCTGAGAATGGTGTCTTGACTCTCTTTTTTTGGTATTAACATCTGTTCTACAGAGTAGCAGAATTCCTCTCAAGTCTGCATTTGCTTCTGCTTCGTTGAACAAAACAGCAAATAAATTGATGATGCACAGCACGATCAGCGTCCTTGTTCAACtgttacaaaaaaatgaaattaaaattagtCTACTCAATCTTCAAAATAGAACAACACTCTTAATCATCATCACCAGTATTTGACAGGCAAGAGTCACTAAAATGTGACTGAAAGTTCTATTTAGAAAGAGGATACTTTAGTTGCTATTTGCAGAGTTTTTTGTCGAAGAAATAATGCTCTATGAGTACATAACCTTACTGTTAAAAGGTTGAAggttaaaggtttgtttatagtggaaagtgcatttcgcttatccagctagtttacaggcactccactcaaataattgtgaaacaaaataatgatgCACATAGAAgataaccctttaagccccaatatccacatacaaattctccaaactgatcaccataaatttcctttaagaattagttaagagaatttgataaaagatcaaagtattttctcttgggtgatcattttattaattctcataacctaatctcatgataatgtatgaatattgttaggagaaaattgctgttagACACTGTTGGAACTTAAAGGGATAACAGGATTTAAAACCCCAACTGGTGGGAGGCTGCAGCACTCTGCCCTATACAAACTTGGCCCTCGATTTGAACTCGGAAAGACAGAGAACATCTCCAGCAAGTGCAAGTGACCAGAGCAGGAATCAAACCCGGGACTGCCGGATTATGAATCCAACAAACTGACCACtcagccacgctgcctcctcCTTCTTTCTACTATAGAGAATAAAATAAGGGCACTTTGTTGGTAGTACCCATGAAAAGCTTAACCAAGAACTACAAAAAACAAGCAACACCTTAAACCAACAAGATTCAGACCAAATGTCACTTTTGCAGGAATCACAGTAGGTctacaacaaaaattaacttacTGTATGTTGAAAGGTCAATTTCCTCTGGGAGTTCTCCTACATTCACTTCAAATCGATCTTGAACTTCATTCAATATCTTGGCATCTTTTTCATCTGATACAAATGTAATGGCAAGACCTTTGGTACCAAAACGTCCTGCTCTTGCAACCTGACATTAAGAAATAAGTGAAAAAGTATAAGCAAAAACTTTAGCAGCAAAGGAATAAAGACTCTTCTGCACTGTAAATGCTGTAACTTTAGGGCACAATGTTCTGTTGAGTTAATAATTACTGCCACCCATCAACTGTTCCACAGCACAGATCACTTCTACAGTGCTAACATCATTACTCATGCACAAATGATATTTCAATGTTTGATAAGTTATGTgcaatagagcggttttcacttgactgtcgaaagtaattgaggaattggtttggttttggttttactacgccctttggttggctagtgtatttactttggttttggttttacgacagtcaagtgaaaaccgctctattattAAAAGATGTACTAAATAAAACACTATTTGTTACCAATGACATTGATATCTCAATAATCAAACTTTTGACTGCAAAAGTATTCTAGTCTAAtgttttttggaaaataattcCTGTTAGATTTATTTACCCTGTGAAGATAGGTATCAGAGTCTTCAGGCATGTCGTAGTTGAAGACAATATTCACTCTCTCTATGTCCATTCCACGGCCAAACAGGTTGGTGGCAACCAGCATTCTCTtggagaaatctttaaactccTTGTAACGAGACAGCCtgacaacaaaagaaaataaccaGGGCATGAATAAAAAATTGGTTAGAaggttcttataaaaaaaaagtaccAAGAAGAGGGCATCTAGCAACCGATTTTCTTTGTGAAATGTCTGGAAATGAGTGACAATTTTTTTACAACAGTCAAGTGTGACAAACCTTTCTTCCTGCTTCATATCTCTGTGGATACAAATGGCTGGGAAGTTCTGTTCAACCAGTAGCCCTGCCAAAGCCACACAGCGATAAACTGTTTTGACAAAGATTATCACCTGTAAAAAAGGCATTATTAACACCAATTTCACTAAACAACAAACATTCTCTTTAAAAACAGGCAGAGTTAGTGCCTGTCTTTCCGACACATCGCTACAGAAATTTACCAGACACATCTGAGTGTTCAACTGACCACTTACTACAGGTTTGACAAAACTAAGAGTTACtcaacaaaataaagaaagtgaaaaagcatttttttttatagcacCACAAGTTGACCTTAACATGTTTCTGCCTCTTCTTatccaaaaagaaaaggaagtaaAAGACCAGTGGATGCCTTGTATCTGTTACTGGTACGCCTTGACATAGTAACCAGTTAGTAGAGATTCAGAAATTCAAAGGTTCATAGTTCAGAAATTGTCCCCCTAAAGGTGTCTCCCCAAAAATGCAACTGTCATACATTCTTTCAGATATAACAGgggcatttttaatttttagggtGATACATTGTTACTACCATGCATCCTTGCATctaagcaaaagaaaaagtacaagTCATCGTTTATACTAAATTGTTCCTTACATTGTGAAATCATTTTCCCTGCATATCCTGTACGATATCACCTATCACTGCACGATATAAAAAACTGCCATTCTCTGTCCCCAGGATGTGTGGTTAAACACGATTATGTCAATACCTGATTAAACTCTAACACGTCTAAAAGGTCAAAAAGCTTTCTATTCTTCTCCTGGTCTTTGAGTTTAACATAGTACTGTTGAAGGCCATGCAATGTGAGCTTTGTTTCATCATCAACATAAACTTCCATGGGCTATTTGTGAGAAGAGAGATGAGAATAACAATCCTTACCATAATACAGGGTAAAAAACAACACAAGAGCATTGCAAACCCGTGTGCCTGACTGTACTTTTCAAGCAATGACAAAAAATCGTAACATGAAGGACAATTACATGAGTTAGTTAGAGTAAACTTCCACTACATTGTTGTTTGAAGCTCACTTTGGCAGAACTGTTACATTTCCTTTgccaatgcaaaaaaaaaatacactccAAGCTACACAGGCATGAAATATAATTTGATCACTAAAAACAGATCTTAGTAATaaagaggttttttttacaTTCATCAAATTAGCATGAACTCAAACAAAAACACTTTCAGCTCCAAGTTAAGTAAAAGGTTAAGTGTCACAAATTCAGTACTCCCTGCAACTAGAATTTTGTTCTGTTGCAGAAACTCTTTCTGTGCAGGATAGCATCAGTACAAAATACGTTCAATAGCCTAAGAGTTGCTATTGTAATGAAATCaaacagcaaaggaaaaaatgacatttttgtgtAATCTGGTTTTAGTGCCACTTTGGAGCTGAAAGCAATTCACATGGAGAAAAGGTCACATTGTCCTCAGAGTCAGGGCTGGCTAGGGTAGGTTCCCGGAGATGAAACCAACTGACATCATCTGACTTGGTGTCATGAGCTCCTCCCTGCTTGAGTTAGCTCGCTGAACCATCATGATCAAGACATCTCACGATCTGACCACGAACAGCTCTTCAAGGCATCAAGGTCGAGTGATGAACATGGCAGGCATGGCACTTCCAAGCAGAAGGGTAAGCTAAGATTTGTCATTCCAATAACATCACCAAAGCACATTACTACCATCCAACACAACAACAACTGTAGCCCGCGACATCAAGTACACCCAACAAAAACACAGACACACCAATCAAGCATACACCCAACAATAACACAGACACACCAACTGATACTTTCCAAACCAGCAACTATTCAGCCACAAAATAACCACCTCATCAACTGAAAACCTATCAGCACTACCCCTCATAGCTTTCCAAACTAAATGAAAAGAAGATGCCTTTCTTAGGACTTGTAACTTGACAATTTTTCCATCATTTTGTTGGACCACCAAAGCTTAAAACATGCACAAAAGCAAGCTAACTAGCATCCAAATGGGAACCTTCTACAAGGAAGTGCCAAGCATGCCTGTAGGCTTAGGAAGCAGCATGCTTTGTCATCATCTCCTTCACAAGGATGATGAATGCTCAACAACAGACTTGACAATGGAACTTAGGAGGTATAATTACATCTTGCATAAACTTCTTGCAGACAGGACGGATCTCTTTGGCAAGGGTGGCACTGAACATCATAACTTGCTTCTCATGCGGTGTCATGCGGAAAACTTCTTGGACATCTCGTCGCATATCTGGAATAAACATGATTAAGTGTATGAGTGAATAATACGAAAAATGACAGTAAATCAGGACTACATACAAAAGGAAAGTAATGGTCAGAATTCTGCAGGGTAAAGAAGAAACATATGTGCCAGATTATTGTAAGGCAACAATAATGGAaataaaaagtgaagaaaaaaataaatcatttctttgaaaaaaattctgcccTGCTCTGCTATGAGCAGTGAGAGGCAATATGAAGCTTGATCACCAGGTAAGGGACGAATGGTAAAACCCAGTCGCTGTAGCAGAATGGATCTAGGAGCATAAGCTACTACACCAAAATGGAATTTCATACACCTTCAGGTTTCTTCTAACATTATGTACTAATTCACAGTCATTTATAATGAGTGGGCTaagtaaatataaattaaatGTTTGTGCATCAGGAAATGACTCAACAACAATGTCAGAGCTTCTGGTCTGAGGTTGAAGACAATGAGCATGGTGTTCAATACCACCACTAGTCTGTAAGAGGTATAGAAAGgtaaatttcttaaaaatatttGAGACTCCAAGACACAAAATCACCTAAAAATGTGACTTCAAAATCTATCACAAACGCTTGAACCGAGATTTTGAGATCAGGCCAAAAATTTCCGAGGCACACATTTTTTGAGGAATCATGCTACACCCCTTCTGTACACAAGAGAAAAAACTAATGTGAACACTTCTTACCAAGCTGTTCCAACATCTTGTCACATTCATCAAGGATGAAGTGCTTGATATGCTTGAGATTAAGTGTTTTCTCGCGTGTCAGAGCCAGTATTCTGCCAGGTGTGCCAACGACAATGTGTGGGCAGTTGGTCTTGAGGGTCTGCTGGTCCTTCTTGATGCTGATGCCACCAAAGAACACTGAAACTTTGATGTTATTCATGTATTTAGAAAATCTTTCATACTCTTTAGAGATCTGAAAGGCCAACTCTCGTGTGTGGCACATAACCAGCACACTGACTTGACCATCAACCTGCTCTAACTGCTGTAGTGTTGCCAGAACAAACACTGCAGTCTTTCCCATGCCGCTCTTAGCTTGACAAATGATATCCATGCCCAGGATAGCCTGAGGAATGCACTCATGCTGAActgtaggaaaaaaaacatggtaACCACCATATTAGTTCTAGCTGACACCATGAGCTGACAATTAAAAGTGCCCATATGGCTAGTAGCAGAAAAGCAGAAATTTTGTTAAGCTATTTGACATGTTGGACACATTTTCTAAGGAGCTGTACGTTCATCAATGCATTTTTCTGCACGCTTTGGGAAAAAGCTGAGGGTTTATAGGAAAACTTCATAGCACTTCTGTAgcgcagggggggggggggggggggggggggagagaacATTAAAATGGAATGGCCCTAAGAAAGTCAAATTATTGATATGGACAAAAGAAACCTAACCCTACACGTTGGGGCACACACGCCCAAGCCAAGCTTTTACGTTTGCGAGTTCAAACCATGGAAACATTAAATTTCGGGATTAGGAATTCTGATAATTGAAAACCGAACACTGTCATTGTTTAGAAAATCAGGTTACCTGACACAAAAAACCTAACGCATTTTCAAATATTATCCTTTTGAATAATTTATAAACCAAGAGCTTTTCAGTTTCAAGAAATCTCGCTCTTTTCGATGACATAGGGAATTCACATCAACAGGACATTTGTTAACGCCGTGTAAACAACTAAAGCTAAAAAGATGCTCGTTAAAAGACTTAATACTGAGATGGAATCGACAAGTGTGCTCAAAATACCTTCTGACGGATGTTCGAATCCACAGTCGACAATGGCGCGCAGAAGTTCCGGCTTTAAAAGAAAATCTCTAAAGCCAGAGCTATGAATACTGACATAGGTACCCTTCACGTCCTTCTTCGCTAGATCTTTAGCTGCCTGGGCTTCCGCGGCGGTTTCTGTCTCCTCCTCTTCGTAGTCCAACAAATCGTTGTCATCATTTTCGGCCATTATGGAATCGACGCCTTGACAAGAGAGAGCGAAACGGACTTTTTAGTTGGATAAATAGCTTTCCATGGAGACGAAAACCACGCAGCCTCGTAAAGGCTTCTGTGTGCTTTCGAATTATAGTGAACTGACTCATGGATGGAGTAAAAGAATTTggaattttgaaggattttacTACCTTGCAAGATCGTGAACCCAGTAAACGAAACGAACGCCTTTGTGAGATGACGCAGATGGCGAGCGTCACATGAAATGCACCCTGGGATGTATATTGTGACGCAActtctctgattggctaatttgTCTCCTCAGGGCATAGGTCGCTCTTAACTGAGAGCCTGAACCAAGGTGCACTTCgtaaaattcatttgttttattcatAATTCGGAGTTATTTCCCCAGAAGTATCAAATGCAAGAGCAGAACAGGCATATGATTTGCTTTCAGGGGTAGTTGATCGGTATTTCCAATCCGGGGAGAAAATTAAGTAAGCGCAGCCAATCACGTCAATCCAATTCGTTAAAGTTGTGCATGTTTTTGCGATTTGTTTGTTGGGAAGCTTATAAGCATTATTTTGTGCCAATATGGAAGTAGATTCCCTTCAAAGCAGTCGTATTAGAAGGTAAGCACACTTTCCATTGCAGAAACTTTATCCTCAGGTTGTACTCTCGGGCTTATTTTTACAATGGGTTTGTAGAAAAATTAAGCAAATAAGATCCAATATTGATGATAGaattgtttggttttgtttgttttgttatgctGGATTAAATCAATTTATGAGGTGTACATGAGGCATTAAATCAAGCCTTTCTTTATTGGAATTTTAAGGTAGTCAACTGCTAAAACATCCCCTGTTCTTTCCAAATTAATGTTGCCAATGATCAACTCCCTGAATTGTACTCCAGTAATAAAATTGTACTCCTTTTACCCAAAATAATGTATACAGACTGAAAATAGCTTGAGTCTCAGAGAGGTCTGAGAGTTAGACTGAAAAGGGCTTTTAATTTCCGTACCATACCCATATGGcgtaaagaagaaaaaaagcgaTGAAAAAAATACCTAATCAGACTAAAAACATCAACAGAAAATAATgagttagttttattttttcatcagtAAGCCTTGTGCATCACCTGAACTTTATGATAGTGAGTCAGTCATGTGAATCAACTGTGGATTTGCTTATGAAGAAGTCCATAGACCTTTATCATATGACTACCAAGacaatttgcataaatttaacCCCATAGTGAAAAACTTGAGAACTGAGTTTCAACatgtaaaaacaaaactatttacCCAGTATTCTTTCAGTACTTATTGGCCGCCATCCAAAGgtcagggtcggccagggggggtagtggtataccagtatacccgaaaaaattcgccaaaatacccccaaaatacccaaaattcatccaaatataCCCAAAATTAATCGAAGGTATACTTAAtacctgaaattcaaagaaagtgatataCCGAATACCCGTATTTAAGCTGCAATATACCGTATACCCGATTTAAAAAGCCCCTGTATACTGTATACCCAAAAACCCTGGCTGACCCTGAAAGGTCTACTCACAAAGAGCATGCTCCCTGAAATTTTACTCTTGGTTcgaattttgttttctgaatAACCAAATATAAATGAACAAATGCAATAGaggcgtggccgagtggtcagcgcgtcagactcgcaatccggcagtcccgggttcgagtcccgctctggccacttgctggatttgtgctcggtcgtcccgagttcaaattctcggccatgcttgtaaatagccaactggttgccttctgccagttggggtttttaatcctgttatgttgtatttgaattattttgtttctaaatatttgagtggagtgcctgtaaattagctgACTAGCTAAGTGCACCTTCCACTATAAACATGCCTTTAACCTTTTAACCTTTAATAGAAACATGTTGACATGGacatgatttgaaaaaaaaggggtTCATTATATTTTAGGCATATCTGCTTTTTCCTAAAAAGTCCTGACAAAGCAAGAGTCCCTAATAACAGGATCTTCTTATAGTCAACTATTTTCCTTGCTAaacaaaatagtaaaatatCCTGGCTTTTTCctccttaaataaaaaaattcctaatCCTAAATTTGATATGTTATCTTTACCTTTCAGACTTTTTCAACTGGGAACCTTTGTTGTGTTTGTGTGGTGGGCAGCCATAGTGAAATCCATAAGTGCTGTGTTTACCTGCATATTTGGCCCAAATTACAGGCAATCTATGTATGGAAAGAGAATAAAAAAGAGCAAGTTTATACTTGATGATAAAATCACTCTAACTAACCATGGATCATTTGGTACTGTTCCAAAGAAGGTGTTAGAAGCTCGATGGCAGTTGCAGGTACTGGTTACGTGAATTCTGGTCAGGACAGCAGCCTGGCATTTTGAATAccatgaataaatgaataagaaaTGTCAACATTCATGAAAAGGGAGTCTTGCTCTAAGCCTCTAAATTATGTCTTTTTGGCCTTTTTAGACCCAAaggtttgaaatgtaaaaataatctTGTAATCATTTTTATCACCTTAACACTCTAGTGTAATGtagtttttattgttattaactGTCATAACagtaaataacttttctttctgatattttgtttattcataATCTTCAGAACCTCTCTGAAAACCTCTAGTGATGAGGCCATCctaacttattattattatttttgtttatattattaAACAATACTATTTAATTGAGGTACCTTTTGCTTTGATATCAAATCCTACCCTTAAACCACAAGCATAGACAAGTTTAATAAAGAGAGAATCTATCATTTTATCTTTTTCCACAGATCCCTTCAATAAGAAGAGAAGAACATGACCCCTGTACATgaattttaacaatttttttccatgATTGTTTCAATAAGGCCAAAAAATTCAGTCTTCTTGTACACATATACAAAAGAAACATAGTTGATCATTGCTAATGTACACAACTATCACAGAGATCAATTTGGACTGAGTGATTGATAATTTGTCCATTCACTGATTTGCTGACTCAATCTGAGTTTCTTAAAAAGTATCTCCTTTCACACTTTGccttttaaaagtgaaaatatttGATTGTAAGTTTAtctgttgttgttggtggtggtggcggtggtggtctTGACTTGTTAGGGAAAGAATTAAAATtacccttttttctctttcttttcacacAGGAAGAGATGGATAAATACCCAGATGTATGGTTCAGATACAAAGTACAGAATATGTGGAACAAATCTCTCGAAACCGTGGCCAGGTTTGTAAGAGCTGATCCTCAAGACCTGGTGTTTGTTGCTAATGCAACTGCTGGCATCAATTCAGTGCTAAAGTGTCTGGATATTCATGAGGGTGATGGTATTCTTATAACTAATCAAACTTATGGAGCAGTTCAAATAACAGCACAAGATATTTGCCAAGCAAAAAAAGCCAAGCTTATTGTGCTTAATATCACATTTCCTACTTCAGACATGACATCTTCTGTGAATTACCATGCAACTGAGGTTGTTCAACATTATGAAAAAGTGTTACAGGAAAATCCCTCCATAAAGGTGGCAATTATAGATGCCATTACCAGTAATAGTGCGTTAAAGCTCCCTTTTAAGAAGCTAACTGAGGTGTGTCATAAGTACAATGTTCTGGCGTTGGTTGATGGTGCTCATGCACCCGGACAAATTCCCCTGGATCTTGACAGGCTTGGTGCAGATTTCTTTGTTGGTAAGTTGCCCTGATATAATTGGTGTATACTTCAACTCTTTATTCTTTTGCATCAGTTCTATATTCCTTCTACTCATATTCTTGTTTGGGTCACCTGCTCGGTTAGTTCCAC encodes:
- the LOC140939047 gene encoding spliceosome RNA helicase DDX39B; translation: MAENDDNDLLDYEEEETETAAEAQAAKDLAKKDVKGTYVSIHSSGFRDFLLKPELLRAIVDCGFEHPSEVQHECIPQAILGMDIICQAKSGMGKTAVFVLATLQQLEQVDGQVSVLVMCHTRELAFQISKEYERFSKYMNNIKVSVFFGGISIKKDQQTLKTNCPHIVVGTPGRILALTREKTLNLKHIKHFILDECDKMLEQLDMRRDVQEVFRMTPHEKQVMMFSATLAKEIRPVCKKFMQDPMEVYVDDETKLTLHGLQQYYVKLKDQEKNRKLFDLLDVLEFNQVIIFVKTVYRCVALAGLLVEQNFPAICIHRDMKQEERLSRYKEFKDFSKRMLVATNLFGRGMDIERVNIVFNYDMPEDSDTYLHRVARAGRFGTKGLAITFVSDEKDAKILNEVQDRFEVNVGELPEEIDLSTYIEQGR
- the LOC140939046 gene encoding uncharacterized protein, translating into MEVDSLQSSRIRRLFQLGTFVVFVWWAAIVKSISAVFTCIFGPNYRQSMYGKRIKKSKFILDDKITLTNHGSFGTVPKKVLEARWQLQEEMDKYPDVWFRYKVQNMWNKSLETVARFVRADPQDLVFVANATAGINSVLKCLDIHEGDGILITNQTYGAVQITAQDICQAKKAKLIVLNITFPTSDMTSSVNYHATEVVQHYEKVLQENPSIKVAIIDAITSNSALKLPFKKLTEVCHKYNVLALVDGAHAPGQIPLDLDRLGADFFVGNLHKWLFAPRGCAILWISPKFHDIILPQVVSWNHDKSLQDRFFIQGTMDHTSYIASETAIKFYNDIGGMSSITKYNSQLASWAAMLLAEDWDTEVLPVPESMRAPCMAVVRLPDTLSAAYGSTSEGAKQMMSDVYTKYKVVACFVCVQASLWCRVSAQVYNAKEDYMLLAEVVLKLMEECANGFCPKVEKAAEPNRWSWYEEPR